The DNA window TCATTGAACCAGTAGGGATAGAAACCAATGCGGTCTTTGTCGCCGGCCTTGGGCAGGGGATTGCGGTGCATCCCCTTGTAAAGATAGTCGCGATCCTTCATCGCGAGCTGTTTGACTTCGGGCGTGGGCGGAAGGAAGGTCCAGAGTTGGGCGCGAAGCCCCAACGCGTAATTGCCGATGATACGCTGTTTCTTGATCCACTCGACCGCGGGGTTGAGCTTGGGGTCCAGGTGCTTCTCACCGGACGCCAGCAGGGCATAAACAGAGATCGCCGTCAGTCCGCCCCATTGTCGGCCCGAAGTCGAGTGACTGCCGGCCTTCTCGTCCATTACCGGGACTTCCTCCCAGTATTTGACCTTGTCCATCTTGGAGTACATGTACTCCTTGCTCTTCCTCAGAGCGGCGTCGACCTGCTCCGGCGTCGCCGCCGAAGTGGAAAAACTACCCAGCAGCATTGCCGGGAGGCATCCGAACACTAACAGACAGCGTGAGAAGCGGGCGTGACGGATCATCGTTCGGCCTCTAACAGAGCCTTCGGCTAACAACGCCGAATGCGGTCCTCCGGGATGGCGATGCCCGACGGGGATCGCCTCGGCAAGTCGGTTCGACACGGACGGAAATGGGTACCACCTGCACAGAACGGTCAGTGCGTGTGCAATAGTAACGCGCCTGATAAAGATATCACTGCACCACGGGGGTGTGTTGAAAAAAACGGCCGGGATTTGGCGATTCAACGACCGCTCGTCGGTCGTCAGGCCCCCGCCATCCGTGACCGAAGGTGGGCAATCGCGTCGGCACGATCGGGTTTGTCGAAGATCGCGCTGGCAACAACAAACCAGTCGACCCCGGCATTCAGGCAGGAACGGATCGTGTCGGCGTTCACCCCGCCGTCGATCTCGAGCCGCTGGTCCGCCCGCAGGCGGCGTTTGACGGTCTCCGCCTTGGCGAGCACCTCGGGCATGAACTTCTGACCCGAAAAGCCCGGCACGACGCTCATGATCAACACCAGATCGACGGCATCCAGTGCAGGAAAGACCGTCTCAATCGGTGTGGCAGGATTCAGCGTGATACCCACCCGGCAGCCCAACTTACGGATCTCTCTGGCGGTCGCCGCGACATCATTGACCGCCTCCACGTGGTAGGTCAGCAGATCGGCGCCGGCATCCACCATGGCCTTGGCATACCGCAGCGGCTCGGAAATCATCAAATGGGCGTCAAGGAACGTCTTGGTATGCCGCCGGGTCGATTTGATGATCGGCGGGCCAAAACTGATGTTCGGCACGAAATGGCCGTCCATGACGTCCAGGTGCAGAAAGTCGCCCCCGCCGGACAGCACGTCGTCGATCTCAGCACCGAGTTTGGCAAAATCGGCGGAGAGGATCGACGGGGCGATCAGGGGAGTGTGGTGTTGGAATGGGTCGGAAGTCATCGTAGGGTCCGCCTTGGCGGACGCGAGGGCTGATGTAGCGAGGACGACAATAGGTAGAACGACCCAGGTAAGGCGATAGTCGCTTCCGCCGAGGCGGACCCTACATTCGCGGATTAGTAGATCGGCTCGACATTCTCCTGCGCCGTCAGCACGCCGCAGCGGATTTCGACCTTGTTGCTATCGTCGCGAATGACGTAGCGCCGGCCCTCGGGGGTGTCCTCGGCGGCCACCTGAATGTTGATGCCGCCCCAGACGGTCGGTGCGCTGATGCGACGGCAGTCGTAGCAGATCAGGTGGAGGTTGCCGCGCACGGTCGGTCGTGCCAGTCGCAGGACGAGCTTGCCGTGTGAGATGCTGTAGGTCCAGAGCGACGCCATACCGCCGGCCCAGCGGCCCAGCAGCGGTTGAATGCGTTCGAGTCCCTCGATCGGCTGCGGGTCGTTGGCGGCATCGCCGATCGGTCGTTGGGTCATGGTCATATCTGCTTCCCTTGTACTTCCAAGCCCGCCCATTGAGTCCCTTGGAACCAACGCACGGGAGGGTGATGGGTCACCCTCCCGTCGTCGGTTTCCAATTACTGTAGATTGCACGCGCTAGTCGAGGATGTCCAGCGTGGCGAAGTGTCCGACTTCCAGGAATTCCAGCGACGCCCCGCCGCCGGTGCTGACGTGGCTGACCTTCTCGGCCAGGCCGAACTTCTCGATCGCCGCGGCCGAGTCGCCGCCGCCGATGATCGTCGTCGCGCCGTTGCTCTGTGTCGCCGCGGCGACCGCCTCGGCGAT is part of the Humisphaera borealis genome and encodes:
- the rpe gene encoding ribulose-phosphate 3-epimerase — translated: MTSDPFQHHTPLIAPSILSADFAKLGAEIDDVLSGGGDFLHLDVMDGHFVPNISFGPPIIKSTRRHTKTFLDAHLMISEPLRYAKAMVDAGADLLTYHVEAVNDVAATAREIRKLGCRVGITLNPATPIETVFPALDAVDLVLIMSVVPGFSGQKFMPEVLAKAETVKRRLRADQRLEIDGGVNADTIRSCLNAGVDWFVVASAIFDKPDRADAIAHLRSRMAGA